In the genome of Syntrophorhabdaceae bacterium, one region contains:
- the rsmG gene encoding 16S rRNA (guanine(527)-N(7))-methyltransferase RsmG codes for MITLEDDIKKGLDFYRIRYDEEKLYRLSVYVQEIKKWNDHINLTGFKDQGQIIKELIYDAFFVFTFIANETTILDMGSGAGIVSIPAAILNSKMEVFSVDRKSKKIHFQRHIKRMLGLERFYPIDAPIESLDKITVDTVIVKGFGGIEDILNKGKALIKRGGKILILKGRNDKPLEYKGFKLKDNILYNLAYSNKAYRLFIYEDLI; via the coding sequence TTGATAACATTAGAAGACGACATAAAAAAGGGCCTTGATTTTTATAGAATAAGATATGATGAGGAGAAACTTTACAGGCTCTCTGTTTATGTACAGGAGATAAAAAAATGGAACGACCATATAAATCTAACAGGTTTTAAAGATCAAGGGCAAATCATAAAAGAACTGATCTATGATGCCTTTTTTGTGTTTACCTTTATTGCCAATGAAACCACCATACTCGATATGGGTTCTGGTGCTGGAATAGTATCTATCCCCGCTGCCATACTAAATAGTAAAATGGAGGTATTCTCAGTTGATAGGAAATCAAAAAAGATACATTTCCAGAGACATATAAAGAGGATGTTGGGACTTGAAAGATTTTACCCTATAGATGCCCCCATTGAATCTTTGGATAAAATAACGGTAGACACTGTAATAGTAAAGGGTTTTGGAGGTATTGAGGATATATTGAACAAAGGGAAGGCGCTTATCAAAAGAGGTGGAAAAATATTGATACTGAAGGGAAGAAATGATAAACCCTTGGAATACAAAGGCTTTAAACTAAAAGACAACATTTTATATAACCTTGCCTATTCTAACAAGGCTTACAGGCTTTTCATCTATGAAGATTTAATATAA
- the bamD gene encoding outer membrane protein assembly factor BamD — MRRLIIMAVIISLSFISSCASPPKKVEKPADLYVEGVNLMKAKKYDKAIEKFTQIKENFPFDPISFIATVKLADVYFEKKEYVLASNIYEDFFNAHPEDENIPYVLSKLGECYEKLSLSFERDQTYTIKAIDRYTYLLNRFPSSSYAKDAEKKRSIMTQKLIDREIYIGEFYYKTFQYNAAISRLEFFLKRYPDVKGTDKALYYLSLSYQRLGNSNKANYYYEQLKTRYPESKLLRAGKPRQRKSLQMAQVDLPAYTTGLKKSRVDINLTPNMLVEQKTEKEDEKLGFFNRKKPIDIISDKMEGLEKEKYIIFSGNVVARQDDLYIFSDTIDAYFDENTNEIARAHAKGNVKIVKQDRTSTCSEAIFDNKKGEITLKGNVIVYSGQDRLTGDVIKYYLKEDRVVIESEKDKKARIRITPK, encoded by the coding sequence ATGAGAAGATTGATCATTATGGCTGTTATAATTTCCTTGTCTTTTATTTCATCATGCGCATCACCGCCAAAAAAGGTGGAAAAGCCTGCTGACCTTTATGTAGAGGGCGTAAACCTTATGAAGGCAAAAAAATACGATAAGGCAATAGAAAAATTTACGCAGATTAAAGAAAATTTTCCTTTTGATCCCATATCTTTTATTGCCACGGTAAAGCTTGCCGATGTCTATTTTGAAAAAAAAGAATATGTCCTTGCCTCCAATATATATGAGGACTTTTTCAATGCCCATCCAGAGGATGAAAATATACCTTATGTATTAAGCAAGCTCGGGGAATGTTACGAAAAACTCTCTTTATCATTTGAAAGGGACCAGACATATACCATAAAGGCAATAGATAGATATACATATCTGCTCAATCGTTTTCCCTCAAGCTCATATGCCAAGGATGCCGAGAAAAAGAGAAGCATTATGACACAGAAGCTCATAGATAGAGAGATATATATAGGTGAGTTTTATTACAAAACCTTTCAATACAATGCTGCAATCTCAAGGCTTGAATTTTTCCTAAAAAGATATCCTGATGTAAAAGGGACAGATAAGGCATTATACTATCTATCACTTTCTTACCAGCGCTTAGGTAATTCAAACAAGGCTAACTATTATTACGAACAGTTAAAGACAAGATATCCTGAAAGCAAACTCTTAAGAGCAGGAAAACCGAGACAGAGAAAAAGCCTACAGATGGCACAGGTAGACCTTCCTGCCTATACTACAGGTTTAAAAAAATCAAGGGTTGACATAAATCTTACGCCGAATATGTTGGTGGAGCAAAAGACAGAAAAAGAAGATGAAAAACTCGGTTTCTTCAATAGAAAAAAACCTATTGATATTATTTCAGATAAGATGGAAGGTCTCGAAAAGGAAAAATATATCATATTTAGTGGAAATGTAGTGGCAAGGCAGGATGACCTCTATATTTTCAGTGATACCATTGATGCATATTTTGATGAAAATACAAATGAGATAGCAAGGGCACATGCAAAAGGCAATGTAAAGATAGTAAAACAAGATAGGACCTCCACATGCTCTGAGGCAATCTTTGATAATAAAAAGGGCGAGATAACCTTAAAAGGCAATGTAATAGTCTATTCAGGTCAGGATCGATTAACAGGCGATGTGATTAAATACTACCTCAAAGAAGATAGGGTAGTAATAGAGTCAGAAAAGGACAAAAAGGCACGCATCAGAATAACCCCAAAATAA
- a CDS encoding PaaI family thioesterase: protein MDEKKKDLYFKKVESEPFAKLLGIRLLDVDEGYALCEMKYTKGMDNIYGSAHGGALFSLIDEAFEISSNSHERISVALNMNITYIKPPKKDTILRAESKEIHRTKRTASYNITVKDDENLIAVCQALVYIKDQDIPFLKEV, encoded by the coding sequence ATGGATGAAAAAAAGAAGGACCTTTATTTTAAAAAGGTGGAGTCTGAGCCTTTTGCAAAACTCTTGGGTATCAGGCTTTTAGATGTAGATGAGGGTTATGCCCTATGCGAGATGAAATATACAAAAGGTATGGATAATATATACGGCAGTGCCCATGGCGGTGCTTTATTTTCCCTCATCGATGAGGCATTTGAGATTTCATCCAATAGTCATGAGAGGATCTCTGTTGCCTTAAATATGAACATAACCTATATAAAACCACCTAAAAAGGATACGATTTTAAGGGCTGAGTCAAAGGAGATTCACAGGACAAAAAGGACTGCCTCCTATAATATTACTGTCAAAGACGATGAAAACCTTATTGCAGTGTGTCAGGCCCTTGTCTACATCAAGGATCAAGATATACCATTTTTGAAAGAAGTTTAA
- the trxA gene encoding thioredoxin, whose translation MSSAKAVTDSDFASVVLQSDVPVLVDFWASWCGPCQVMGPVVDEIAGQYEGKVKVLKLNVDENPQTPAKYGIRGIPTLILFNKGEVVDKAIGAQPKSAVETLLKKVL comes from the coding sequence ATGAGTAGCGCAAAGGCAGTAACCGATAGTGATTTCGCCAGTGTGGTGCTTCAGTCAGATGTTCCTGTTCTTGTGGATTTCTGGGCTTCATGGTGTGGACCATGCCAGGTGATGGGCCCTGTGGTGGACGAGATAGCAGGCCAGTATGAAGGCAAGGTAAAGGTGTTGAAACTCAATGTAGACGAAAACCCCCAGACACCGGCAAAGTATGGAATAAGGGGAATACCAACACTCATACTCTTTAATAAGGGAGAAGTTGTGGACAAAGCCATCGGCGCCCAGCCAAAGTCAGCCGTAGAAACCCTCCTGAAAAAGGTTTTATAG
- the eno gene encoding phosphopyruvate hydratase has protein sequence MSTIYDVYAREVLDSRGNPTIEVDVVLESGYMGRAIVPSGASTGEREALELRDGDAKRYKGKGVKKAVENVNETIGPKIEGLDALDQVYIDNYLIELDGTENKSNLGANATLAVSMAVARAAADYLSLPLYRYLGGVHARELPVPMMNVINGGVHAQNSLDAQEFMIVPVGADCFKEAIRIGVEVFHTLKGVLKDKGFATGVGDEGGFAPQLKNTKEAMDMLMISIEKAGYKPGEDVWIALDPAASEFYKKNKYHIDGNKWTSDKIIDFYEQLINEYPIISIEDGLAQNDWEGWKKMTQRCASRIQIVGDDIFVTNPKIFAEGIEKGIANSILIKLNQIGTVTETLTTIEMAKRAGYTCVISHRSGETEDTFIADLAVATNVGQIKTGSASRSERIAKYNQLMRIEEELGDAAVFGGKKVFYSTK, from the coding sequence ATGTCTACGATATATGATGTATACGCAAGGGAAGTCCTCGACAGCAGGGGCAATCCCACCATTGAAGTAGATGTAGTCCTTGAAAGCGGTTATATGGGCAGGGCTATTGTGCCTTCAGGGGCATCAACCGGTGAGAGAGAGGCACTGGAATTAAGAGACGGTGATGCAAAAAGGTATAAAGGAAAAGGTGTTAAAAAGGCAGTTGAAAATGTGAATGAAACCATAGGGCCAAAGATCGAAGGACTTGATGCCTTAGATCAGGTATACATTGACAATTACCTCATAGAACTCGATGGAACAGAAAATAAGAGCAATCTCGGCGCAAATGCCACCCTTGCTGTTTCCATGGCTGTAGCCAGGGCAGCAGCAGACTATTTGTCTTTACCCCTATATCGTTATCTCGGTGGTGTTCATGCAAGGGAATTACCTGTTCCTATGATGAATGTCATAAACGGCGGTGTCCATGCACAGAATTCCCTCGATGCCCAAGAGTTCATGATAGTGCCTGTTGGTGCAGATTGTTTTAAAGAGGCAATAAGAATAGGCGTTGAAGTCTTCCATACCCTTAAAGGGGTATTAAAGGACAAGGGCTTTGCTACCGGTGTAGGTGATGAAGGTGGTTTTGCACCACAGCTAAAAAATACAAAAGAGGCAATGGACATGCTCATGATATCCATAGAAAAGGCCGGTTATAAACCCGGTGAGGATGTGTGGATTGCCTTAGACCCTGCTGCAAGTGAATTTTACAAGAAAAACAAATACCATATAGACGGCAACAAATGGACAAGCGATAAAATAATAGATTTCTATGAACAACTCATAAATGAATATCCTATTATATCCATAGAGGATGGGCTTGCCCAGAATGATTGGGAAGGCTGGAAAAAGATGACCCAAAGGTGTGCATCCAGGATACAGATAGTAGGTGATGATATATTCGTGACAAACCCAAAGATATTTGCCGAAGGGATTGAAAAAGGCATAGCCAACAGCATCCTCATTAAGCTTAATCAGATAGGCACAGTCACAGAAACCCTTACTACCATAGAAATGGCAAAGAGGGCAGGTTATACCTGCGTTATATCACACCGTTCCGGAGAAACAGAGGACACATTTATTGCAGACCTGGCTGTTGCCACAAATGTAGGGCAGATAAAAACCGGTTCTGCATCGAGAAGCGAAAGGATTGCCAAATATAACCAACTTATGAGGATTGAGGAAGAACTGGGTGACGCAGCAGTATTCGGCGGAAAAAAGGTATTCTACAGCACAAAATGA
- a CDS encoding DUF6485 family protein — MECTIEKNKANCTCTYEVCSRKGKCCECVAYHRSKKQIPGCFFTKEGERTYDRSYKRFIMENQ, encoded by the coding sequence ATGGAATGCACAATAGAGAAGAATAAGGCAAACTGCACATGTACATATGAGGTATGCAGCAGGAAAGGAAAATGTTGTGAGTGTGTGGCATATCACAGGAGCAAAAAACAGATACCCGGGTGTTTCTTCACAAAAGAAGGCGAACGCACCTATGACCGCTCCTATAAAAGATTTATCATGGAAAACCAATAA
- a CDS encoding YjbH domain-containing protein: MLQLFLSSPLCFIKRYLLPSVHAADEPFVNPTNWGTTGLIEIPTARVIKENNFRAGVGMAHPYIWYYIVVSPIKGLEMEGRITQIRGVPALSASYGDYKDKALDFKYQFFSEGKYLPAMAFAINDPQGTRLYPSQYFVASKQIYPFDFTIGFGNGRFGKMPLPSSDETFKAEILNNPKAWLKDGQFFGGVQFSITDKYAIMAEYSPIRYEKQNSDPAQGKYFNRHVPSKFNYAFRWSPYKWTNIIMSYQRGEQIGLNVSVNFDMGQPLLPIFDPPYKEKKRDKENPLSERLEKALYESGFSNIGISIEGRDIIIEAQNDKYFYTTRAIGVILKILNDISPENTEKIDIILTSNGIPILKYTTTKIDIDEFYREKLKLGEFAYLSKLKTDVSWTPDVLLKHKKYYDFGINPSFQQFLNDPSGFYKYRAGAYAWMSYFPWRGGTITGGIEGYPLNNIRSSVEPSQDPIRTDLWLYTKKSVTLGRLMLNQMFKADHDIYTRLAGGLLEIQYAGFDGEVARPFLNGRLYMGISGSLLRKRDVDNPFKLSPSYTKWYKTAFLNTRFNVPEAEMSFDFRTGRFLAGDKGTRLTISKFINGLVLSVWYSWTNTTSVFKDPYNRGYHDKGIALTLPLRLFTGYDTKTTYSYAISPWTRDVAQDIYHYNTLFDFFGRNTKIFLDKDRPMIYK; the protein is encoded by the coding sequence ATGTTACAGCTTTTTTTGTCTTCCCCACTGTGTTTTATAAAAAGGTATTTACTACCATCTGTCCATGCAGCAGATGAGCCCTTTGTAAATCCTACAAACTGGGGGACAACAGGGCTAATAGAGATACCCACGGCAAGGGTTATCAAAGAAAATAATTTCAGGGCAGGTGTGGGTATGGCTCATCCATATATCTGGTATTATATTGTGGTGAGCCCCATAAAAGGCCTGGAGATGGAAGGCAGGATCACTCAGATAAGGGGTGTCCCTGCTCTATCTGCCTCTTATGGTGATTATAAAGATAAAGCCCTTGATTTTAAATACCAGTTTTTTTCAGAGGGGAAATATTTGCCTGCAATGGCATTTGCAATAAATGACCCCCAGGGCACAAGGTTATATCCATCCCAGTATTTTGTTGCCAGCAAGCAGATATATCCCTTTGATTTTACCATAGGTTTCGGAAACGGTAGGTTCGGTAAAATGCCTTTACCTTCTTCTGATGAGACCTTTAAGGCAGAGATCTTAAATAATCCCAAGGCATGGTTGAAGGATGGACAGTTTTTTGGTGGTGTCCAATTCAGCATAACAGATAAATATGCCATAATGGCAGAATATAGCCCTATAAGGTATGAAAAACAGAATAGTGACCCTGCACAAGGAAAATATTTTAACAGGCATGTGCCTTCGAAGTTTAATTATGCCTTCAGGTGGTCTCCCTACAAATGGACAAATATTATTATGAGCTACCAGAGGGGTGAACAGATAGGTTTGAACGTGTCTGTAAACTTTGATATGGGTCAGCCCCTTCTTCCCATTTTTGACCCTCCATATAAAGAAAAGAAAAGGGATAAAGAAAACCCACTTTCTGAAAGACTCGAAAAGGCATTATATGAATCGGGTTTTAGTAATATAGGTATAAGCATAGAAGGAAGGGATATCATTATTGAGGCACAGAACGATAAATACTTCTATACTACAAGGGCAATAGGCGTGATTCTTAAGATATTAAATGATATATCGCCTGAGAACACAGAAAAGATAGATATTATACTTACCAGTAACGGTATACCTATCTTGAAATACACAACTACGAAGATCGATATCGATGAGTTTTATAGAGAAAAATTAAAGTTAGGTGAATTTGCATACCTTTCAAAACTCAAAACAGATGTAAGCTGGACACCTGATGTTTTATTAAAACACAAAAAATATTATGATTTTGGGATAAACCCTTCATTTCAACAATTTTTGAATGACCCCTCAGGTTTCTATAAATACAGGGCAGGCGCATATGCATGGATGAGTTATTTCCCCTGGAGAGGAGGAACAATAACAGGCGGCATCGAAGGATATCCTTTAAATAATATAAGATCGTCTGTTGAGCCTTCGCAAGACCCAATAAGGACAGATTTATGGCTTTATACGAAAAAGAGTGTAACCCTTGGTAGGCTTATGTTAAATCAGATGTTTAAAGCAGATCATGACATCTATACAAGGCTCGCCGGTGGTCTTCTGGAGATACAATATGCCGGCTTTGATGGTGAGGTGGCAAGGCCTTTTCTAAACGGAAGGTTGTATATGGGTATAAGCGGAAGCCTTTTGAGAAAAAGGGATGTTGACAATCCCTTTAAATTGAGCCCATCATATACAAAATGGTATAAGACAGCATTTTTAAATACCCGTTTTAATGTCCCTGAGGCAGAGATGTCTTTTGATTTTCGGACAGGTAGATTCCTTGCCGGTGATAAAGGAACAAGGCTTACTATATCAAAATTCATAAATGGCTTGGTTCTTTCTGTTTGGTATAGCTGGACAAATACAACCAGTGTATTTAAAGACCCATACAATAGGGGTTACCATGATAAAGGGATAGCCCTTACCCTGCCTTTGAGGCTCTTTACAGGATATGACACAAAGACTACATATAGTTATGCTATCTCGCCATGGACAAGGGATGTGGCTCAGGATATCTACCACTACAACACTTTATTTGATTTTTTTGGAAGGAACACGAAGATTTTTCTTGACAAGGATAGGCCTATGATTTATAAATAA
- a CDS encoding SLBB domain-containing protein — protein sequence MNPIQVMQPSIIQSDLFRQFQTQPSQPIQQEEQKRQQLPQRPIEEKPSEFEQYVAETIIEISEFQLDILKRLDGVEFRYSSKGLRKGDIALPVRIIKITKRMAKETEEERRQRESREFGRAQEREIKEVELAEKPILVDAGFIVGTREALIAAFKIVGIKNPFYVSTEIKQYGYELFRQQSSTFVPPVDKIPVGPEYIIGPGDELRITLWGNIEGNFNVVVDREGHINLPKVGVLGVAGLTFRELKEVLHKELSKYYTGFQMNVSMGLLRTIRVYVVGNAEKPGSYSISSLSTLVNGLFEAGGPSKTGSMRNIQLKRNGKTIVYFDMYDFLLKGDKSKDVRLMPEDVIFIPPIGPVVAIAGSVNNPAIYELKNETTLSQLIEMAGGLNAIAFKGRVQIERIVDNNRKVIFESDLNVSSDKDLMLQSGDTLKVFQIAPDKRVIRLAGAVFREGEYGFKLGMTVKDIINMAGGLKYYAFKKEAELTRLYVTDAGPKTEKIAINLDEALKGNPSHDIPLKEDDYLFVRSVPEWQQQMVVTVQGEVMFPGQYAIQKGERLSSLIERAGGYTDKAYLRGAVFTRERVRELQQKNLEDMVSRLEKELFSAGSAQIATALSAEEVMARKGEIEQKQRFIETLKQMKAKGRMTIRLAHLRLLKGSEYDIELEDGDNLYIPVVNDVVNVVGSVMSEGSFVFNEKLDYNDYIEMAGGYSRYADKDTTYILKVDGSAVRPQGGWFSWSSSRSRWEMTGFTEQVNYIEPGDTIVVPEKIDRIAWLRNIKDITQILANMAQVVGIIKALY from the coding sequence ATGAATCCAATTCAGGTAATGCAACCATCTATTATTCAGTCTGACCTATTTAGACAATTCCAGACACAGCCCAGCCAGCCTATCCAGCAGGAAGAACAGAAGCGCCAGCAATTACCCCAGAGGCCCATAGAGGAAAAACCCTCTGAATTTGAGCAGTATGTAGCAGAGACCATTATAGAGATTAGTGAATTTCAGCTTGATATATTAAAGAGGCTTGACGGTGTAGAATTCAGATATTCATCAAAAGGATTGCGGAAAGGAGATATAGCTTTACCTGTAAGGATTATAAAGATCACAAAGAGAATGGCAAAGGAAACAGAAGAAGAGAGAAGGCAAAGGGAGTCAAGAGAATTTGGAAGGGCTCAGGAAAGAGAAATAAAAGAGGTTGAGCTTGCAGAAAAGCCCATTCTTGTTGATGCAGGTTTTATTGTAGGGACAAGAGAGGCATTGATTGCCGCATTTAAGATAGTGGGTATAAAAAATCCATTCTATGTATCAACAGAGATAAAACAATATGGTTATGAGCTTTTCAGACAGCAGTCATCTACATTTGTCCCTCCTGTGGACAAGATACCGGTAGGACCTGAATATATTATAGGTCCCGGTGACGAACTAAGGATAACACTATGGGGCAATATAGAAGGTAATTTTAATGTGGTAGTAGACAGAGAGGGGCATATAAATCTACCAAAGGTAGGTGTGCTAGGGGTTGCAGGGTTGACATTTAGAGAATTAAAAGAGGTCCTGCACAAGGAGTTATCTAAATATTATACTGGATTTCAGATGAATGTGAGTATGGGTCTACTGAGAACTATAAGGGTCTATGTTGTTGGAAATGCAGAGAAACCTGGCAGCTATTCCATATCGTCTCTATCTACCCTTGTTAATGGTCTTTTTGAGGCAGGCGGTCCAAGCAAGACAGGTTCTATGAGGAATATACAGCTTAAAAGAAATGGCAAGACAATAGTTTATTTTGACATGTATGATTTCCTTTTAAAGGGTGATAAATCCAAGGATGTGAGGCTTATGCCAGAGGACGTGATATTCATCCCACCTATAGGACCTGTGGTAGCTATTGCTGGCAGTGTAAACAACCCTGCCATATATGAATTAAAGAATGAAACAACCCTGTCGCAACTTATTGAGATGGCAGGTGGATTGAATGCCATAGCCTTTAAAGGCAGGGTTCAGATAGAGAGGATAGTTGACAACAATAGAAAGGTTATATTTGAGTCTGATTTGAATGTGTCATCTGATAAAGACCTTATGCTTCAATCAGGGGATACCTTAAAGGTCTTTCAGATAGCACCAGATAAGAGAGTAATTAGACTTGCTGGTGCTGTATTCAGGGAGGGCGAGTATGGATTTAAACTCGGTATGACTGTAAAAGACATTATAAATATGGCGGGTGGATTAAAATACTACGCATTTAAAAAAGAAGCAGAGCTTACGAGGTTATATGTAACAGATGCAGGGCCAAAGACAGAAAAGATTGCTATAAATCTTGATGAGGCCTTAAAAGGCAATCCTTCGCATGACATACCTCTGAAAGAAGATGATTACCTTTTTGTCAGGTCTGTACCTGAATGGCAGCAACAAATGGTGGTAACTGTTCAGGGAGAGGTTATGTTTCCCGGTCAGTATGCAATACAAAAGGGAGAGAGGCTCTCATCCTTGATAGAAAGGGCAGGGGGATATACAGATAAGGCATATTTAAGGGGCGCTGTGTTTACAAGGGAAAGGGTAAGGGAACTTCAGCAGAAGAACCTGGAAGATATGGTATCAAGGCTTGAAAAGGAACTATTTTCAGCAGGTTCAGCTCAAATTGCAACTGCCCTTTCAGCAGAGGAGGTCATGGCTAGGAAAGGTGAGATAGAACAAAAACAGAGGTTTATAGAGACATTAAAACAGATGAAGGCAAAGGGCAGGATGACCATAAGGCTTGCCCACTTAAGGTTATTAAAGGGCAGCGAATATGATATAGAGCTTGAAGACGGTGATAATCTTTATATCCCTGTTGTAAATGATGTTGTAAATGTAGTAGGGTCGGTCATGTCTGAGGGTAGCTTTGTATTTAATGAAAAGCTTGATTACAATGATTATATAGAGATGGCAGGGGGCTATAGTAGATATGCAGATAAAGATACCACATACATTCTAAAGGTGGATGGTAGTGCTGTAAGACCTCAGGGAGGTTGGTTTTCATGGAGTTCTTCCAGGTCAAGGTGGGAGATGACAGGTTTTACAGAGCAGGTAAATTATATAGAGCCAGGCGATACCATAGTTGTACCTGAAAAGATAGATCGCATAGCATGGCTTAGAAACATAAAGGATATAACCCAGATCCTTGCAAATATGGCGCAGGTTGTGGGTATTATCAAGGCACTTTATTAA
- the rfbD gene encoding dTDP-4-dehydrorhamnose reductase, which translates to MKKILIIGVKGLLGPELARVFKDSRDYDVTGWDIPEIDIGDEASVNEKISALKPDIIINSAAYNAVDKAEEPEGFEVAKRINGLAPGYIAKVANALGALLVHYSTDYVFDGTKKEGYVELDIPSPISRYGESKYLGEVKVQENTERYYLIRLQKLFGMPSSNPNAKKSFFETMLNLAKTQDSFRVVDDELANFTYAPDLAKRTKYLIESGMPFGIYHITNEGAPVTWYGAARILFDLAGIKDVQIIPVSSNEFPRPAKRPKYSILLNKKLEPLRSWPDALREFLIEYK; encoded by the coding sequence ATGAAAAAAATATTGATAATAGGGGTTAAGGGTCTCTTAGGCCCAGAATTGGCAAGGGTATTTAAGGATAGTCGAGATTACGATGTGACAGGATGGGATATACCTGAGATAGACATAGGTGACGAAGCATCTGTTAATGAGAAGATTTCAGCCCTTAAGCCGGATATAATTATAAATTCCGCAGCCTATAATGCCGTGGACAAGGCAGAGGAACCTGAGGGTTTTGAGGTGGCAAAAAGGATTAATGGCCTTGCCCCAGGCTACATTGCAAAGGTAGCTAATGCTTTGGGTGCATTGCTCGTCCATTATAGCACCGATTATGTATTCGATGGCACAAAAAAAGAAGGCTATGTAGAATTAGATATACCATCACCCATATCAAGATACGGAGAATCCAAATATTTAGGGGAGGTAAAGGTTCAGGAGAATACTGAAAGATATTATCTTATAAGACTTCAGAAACTCTTTGGCATGCCTTCTTCTAATCCCAATGCAAAGAAGAGTTTTTTTGAGACCATGCTAAACCTGGCAAAAACACAAGATTCATTCAGGGTAGTGGATGATGAACTGGCGAATTTTACCTATGCCCCTGATCTTGCAAAAAGGACAAAATACCTTATAGAATCAGGAATGCCTTTTGGGATTTATCATATCACCAATGAGGGTGCTCCTGTAACATGGTATGGTGCTGCAAGGATACTCTTTGATCTGGCAGGTATAAAGGATGTTCAGATCATCCCTGTTTCATCAAATGAATTCCCAAGGCCTGCAAAACGACCTAAATACAGCATACTTTTAAACAAAAAACTCGAACCCTTAAGGAGTTGGCCTGATGCCTTGAGGGAATTTCTCATTGAATATAAATAA
- a CDS encoding deoxyribodipyrimidine photo-lyase, with the protein MVNRKRVRILKHSNAPPGIVTYWMSRDQRARDNWTLLFAQEIALEMRQPLTVVFCLTDSYLGATKRHYAFMIKGLIEVEETLWQKNIPFHIIQGDPPTAIPRYVNAFNVSKLVTDFDPIKIKRQWKDNVAENIHCSFFEVDTHNIVPCWITSQKQEYNAYTIRPKIYRNIGDFSDDFPDLIAHPFGPEKTNRIQWDDVIKGLGLLNYISQSDTFTPGEKAARAMLKIFIEERIHKYHIDRNDPGKDGQSNLSPYLHFGHISAQRIYHEITKHVEDTEGKRSFMEELIIRRELSDNFCLYNKEYDGIQGFPEWAKKTLHAHRNDLKKYIYDLSTLENGETHDPLWNASQKEMVKTGKMHGYMRMYWAKKILEWSETPEDAMEKAIYLNDRYELDGRDPNGYTGIAWSIGGVHDRPWQERDIFGKIRYMSYNGCKRKFDIKSYIKKVESL; encoded by the coding sequence ATGGTGAACCGAAAAAGGGTAAGGATACTAAAACACAGTAATGCACCTCCGGGAATTGTAACATACTGGATGAGCAGGGACCAGCGCGCCCGTGACAACTGGACACTACTTTTTGCCCAGGAGATAGCCCTTGAGATGAGACAACCCCTAACAGTGGTCTTCTGCCTTACAGATAGTTATCTTGGAGCCACAAAGAGGCATTATGCCTTTATGATAAAGGGCTTGATAGAGGTTGAAGAGACACTGTGGCAGAAAAATATACCTTTTCATATCATCCAGGGCGACCCCCCTACGGCGATTCCAAGATATGTAAATGCATTCAATGTTTCAAAGCTTGTTACAGATTTTGACCCCATAAAAATAAAAAGACAATGGAAGGATAATGTAGCAGAGAATATTCATTGTTCATTTTTTGAAGTAGATACCCACAACATAGTCCCTTGTTGGATTACATCTCAAAAACAAGAATACAATGCCTACACAATAAGACCCAAGATATATAGAAATATAGGGGACTTCAGTGATGATTTCCCGGATTTGATAGCCCATCCTTTTGGTCCTGAAAAAACAAATCGTATCCAATGGGATGATGTCATAAAAGGTCTCGGCCTTTTAAATTATATATCCCAAAGTGATACCTTCACCCCTGGTGAAAAGGCAGCGCGAGCTATGCTTAAAATTTTTATCGAAGAAAGGATTCACAAATACCATATAGACAGAAATGACCCAGGTAAAGACGGCCAATCAAACCTCTCCCCTTATCTTCATTTCGGTCACATATCTGCTCAGCGTATCTACCATGAGATAACAAAACATGTGGAAGATACAGAAGGAAAAAGAAGTTTTATGGAAGAACTTATAATCCGCCGTGAATTATCGGACAATTTCTGCCTTTACAATAAAGAATATGACGGCATTCAAGGATTCCCTGAATGGGCAAAAAAGACACTGCATGCCCACAGAAATGATTTAAAGAAATACATCTATGACCTATCCACCCTTGAAAATGGAGAAACCCACGACCCCCTATGGAATGCCTCTCAGAAAGAGATGGTGAAAACAGGAAAGATGCACGGTTATATGAGGATGTATTGGGCAAAAAAGATACTTGAGTGGTCAGAGACACCAGAGGATGCCATGGAAAAGGCCATATACCTCAATGACAGGTATGAATTAGATGGGAGAGATCCTAATGGCTATACAGGTATTGCATGGAGCATAGGAGGGGTTCACGATAGACCCTGGCAGGAGAGGGATATATTTGGCAAAATCAGATATATGAGTTATAATGGTTGCAAGCGCAAGTTTGATATAAAATCCTACATAAAAAAGGTTGAATCGCTCTAA